The Sesamum indicum cultivar Zhongzhi No. 13 linkage group LG2, S_indicum_v1.0, whole genome shotgun sequence genome contains a region encoding:
- the LOC105156587 gene encoding protein PLASTID REDOX INSENSITIVE 2-like produces MASASLGNLIFRSPAAVPARKAIPNCAILRSASLILPRPSLFFCRETFSRPPKATPSQKYVYPDPSADFASAETQKFKAELLKKLLKEKETFGDDLQMVVNVCAEIFSEFLHKQYGGPGTLLIEPFTDMMVSLKEKNLPGAPLAARASLLWAQNYVDEDWENWNSRSDE; encoded by the exons ATGGCGTCAGCGTCGCTCGGTAACCTCATCTTCCGCTCACCCGCGGCGGTTCCCGCCAGAAAGGCTATCCCCAATTGTGCTATCCTGCGCAGCGCTTCCCTTATCCTGCCAAGGCCTTCGCTCTTTTTCTGCCGAGAGACTTTCTCAAGACCTCCAAAGGCAACCCCATCCCAGAAGTACGTTTATCCTGACCCCAGTGCTGATTTTGCTTCAGCT GAGACGCAGAAGTTCAAAGCTGAATTGCTGAAGAAActgttgaaagaaaaagagaccTTCGGAGATGATCTTCAAATGGTTGTCAATGTCTGTGCCGAG ATATTCAGTGAATTCCTACACAAACAATATGGAGGACCTGGAACATTATTGATCGAGCCTTTCACGGATATGATGGTGTCTCTCAAGGAAAAAAATCTTCCTGGAGCACCGTTAGCTGCTCGAGCTTCGTTATTGTGGGCACAAAATTACGTCGATGAGGATTGGGAAAATTGGAACTCCAGATCAGACGAATGA